The proteins below are encoded in one region of uncultured Eubacteriales bacterium:
- a CDS encoding hypothetical protein (Evidence 5 : No homology to any previously reported sequences) — translation MLALPIFPGRLQPSIFGAGELNFRVRDGNGWALAAINTNLLLFEKKSKQKKLQSVFFSLPFFSTDKVHNYIHFYRTLLYRALTALSRGKLKERW, via the coding sequence GTGTTGGCATTACCTATTTTCCCGGGCCGTCTCCAGCCAAGTATCTTCGGCGCAGGCGAGCTTAACTTCCGTGTTCGGGATGGGAACGGGTGGGCCCTCGCCGCAATCAACACCAACTTACTTCTCTTCGAAAAGAAAAGTAAGCAAAAGAAACTGCAATCGGTTTTCTTCTCCTTACCGTTCTTCTCAACGGATAAAGTACATAACTATATTCACTTTTACAGGACTCTATTGTACCGCGCTCTCACTGCGCTGTCAAGGGGAAAGCTGAAAGAAAGATGGTGA
- a CDS encoding Telomeric repeat-binding factor 2 — protein sequence MEVKNKSMIKCKACGAEIAKSAKACPSCGAKQKSFHWWYILVGIVVIGIIGALGNRDDKPEKVGGASSSPSLSASVSASPTQPAKETFGVGEQVSINDIVVTLTGVENSAGSDFNKPKDGNVFVLCSFEIENNSSKDISVSSLMSFEAYVDGYSTNMSLGSQISSDAKQLDGSVAAGKKMAGAIGYELPEDWKELEITFIPDFWSGNDIVFIANNG from the coding sequence ATGGAGGTAAAGAACAAAAGCATGATCAAGTGCAAAGCGTGCGGGGCCGAAATCGCAAAAAGCGCCAAGGCCTGCCCCAGCTGCGGCGCAAAACAGAAAAGCTTCCATTGGTGGTACATCCTAGTTGGCATTGTTGTAATAGGGATTATTGGTGCGCTGGGGAACAGAGATGACAAGCCAGAAAAAGTCGGCGGGGCAAGTTCGTCACCGTCTCTATCGGCTTCCGTGAGCGCGTCTCCCACACAACCTGCAAAAGAGACCTTTGGCGTTGGGGAACAGGTATCTATTAATGACATTGTAGTAACATTGACAGGTGTTGAAAATAGTGCAGGCAGCGACTTTAACAAGCCGAAAGATGGGAATGTATTTGTCCTTTGCTCATTCGAAATTGAGAACAATTCGAGCAAGGATATATCCGTAAGCTCTCTAATGTCATTTGAGGCTTATGTTGATGGCTACAGCACGAACATGAGCTTAGGATCTCAGATATCAAGCGATGCCAAACAATTAGATGGAAGTGTCGCTGCGGGCAAAAAGATGGCTGGCGCAATTGGTTATGAACTGCCAGAAGACTGGAAGGAGCTTGAGATAACATTCATACCGGACTTCTGGAGTGGAAATGACATTGTATTTATAGCAAATAACGGCTAA
- a CDS encoding hypothetical protein (Evidence 5 : No homology to any previously reported sequences): protein MKDILYLALGDSIATGTLHNFARVTSYTGYLNHTLRKRGYRTRMVSLAQDGDTTHELLYKLGQTWFQSWVRRADLITLSIGGNNLMRAASIPGFTSVCVPKAEAGVCAFCSDWEKIIEQLRALNPDCALITMTVYNPYNHTQNLGSGYRADCGLRELTERHLSKINGVIESQCRGRYRVADIHTLFDRFSHGEMGRVASLYSSGLYILRNPHPTSYGHWLISRAHADVIEEQLGRELATL, encoded by the coding sequence GTGAAGGACATCTTGTATTTAGCGCTGGGCGATTCGATTGCGACCGGCACACTGCACAACTTTGCAAGGGTGACAAGCTATACAGGGTATCTGAACCATACACTGAGGAAGCGAGGCTATCGGACGCGGATGGTGAGCCTGGCCCAAGACGGCGATACCACGCATGAACTGCTTTACAAGCTGGGACAGACCTGGTTTCAGAGTTGGGTGCGGCGTGCTGACCTCATCACCCTTTCAATTGGAGGCAACAACCTAATGCGCGCCGCGTCAATTCCGGGGTTCACCAGTGTGTGCGTTCCCAAAGCTGAGGCTGGCGTGTGCGCCTTCTGCTCCGATTGGGAGAAAATTATCGAGCAGCTGCGGGCTTTAAATCCAGACTGCGCCCTGATAACTATGACGGTGTATAACCCCTACAACCACACCCAAAATCTCGGCAGCGGCTATCGTGCAGACTGCGGTTTGCGGGAGTTGACAGAGCGACATCTCAGTAAAATCAACGGAGTAATCGAGTCACAGTGCCGGGGGCGTTACCGAGTTGCCGATATCCACACATTGTTCGACCGCTTTTCCCATGGGGAAATGGGCCGGGTAGCCAGCCTCTACTCATCCGGGCTCTACATCTTACGTAATCCTCATCCCACCTCTTATGGACACTGGCTTATTTCCCGTGCCCACGCGGACGTGATTGAGGAACAGTTGGGACGTGAGCTAGCTACCTTATGA
- a CDS encoding conserved hypothetical protein (Evidence 4 : Homologs of previously reported genes of unknown function): protein MALETQYALDVETILSHRHDNGADLWTTPDKRLIKGAPFSTLESVSYLLELGMEPIEPLLKETAALIFSTWQEDGRFKVYPQGSIYPCHTAHAAETLCHMGYASDVRLQKTFRHLLDIQQLDGGWRCNKFSFGRGPETEYSNPFPTLTALNAFRFSDYLNKEPALEKAVEFLLKHWEIRKPIGPCHYGIGTLFMQVEYPFRNYNLFIYVYVLSFYNRAKEDHRFIEALETLKSKMVDGQIVVERVVPKLAELSFCKKGKTSELATIRYYEILRNLQI, encoded by the coding sequence ATGGCTTTAGAGACGCAATATGCATTAGATGTTGAAACTATATTATCCCATAGGCATGATAATGGAGCTGACCTTTGGACAACGCCTGATAAGCGTCTGATAAAAGGCGCTCCGTTCTCAACTTTGGAAAGTGTATCGTACTTGTTGGAATTGGGTATGGAACCCATAGAACCTTTACTAAAAGAGACCGCAGCATTAATATTCAGCACTTGGCAGGAAGATGGACGCTTCAAGGTATATCCACAGGGGAGCATTTACCCTTGCCATACTGCTCATGCGGCTGAAACACTTTGCCACATGGGGTATGCATCTGATGTCAGACTGCAAAAAACCTTCAGACACCTATTGGATATCCAGCAACTTGACGGCGGCTGGCGCTGCAATAAATTCAGCTTTGGCCGAGGCCCTGAAACAGAGTATTCAAATCCCTTTCCAACGCTTACCGCCCTGAATGCGTTCCGCTTTAGCGACTATCTCAACAAAGAACCGGCGCTTGAAAAAGCGGTAGAGTTTTTGCTGAAGCATTGGGAAATCAGAAAGCCCATCGGCCCATGCCACTACGGAATCGGAACCTTATTCATGCAGGTTGAATATCCTTTCCGAAACTACAACCTTTTTATATACGTTTACGTCTTATCCTTTTATAACCGAGCAAAGGAGGACCACCGGTTTATTGAGGCATTGGAAACATTGAAATCCAAAATGGTGGATGGCCAGATTGTGGTTGAGCGCGTTGTTCCAAAGTTGGCCGAGCTTTCCTTCTGTAAAAAAGGCAAAACAAGTGAACTGGCAACAATACGCTATTACGAAATTTTACGAAACCTTCAAATATAG
- a CDS encoding hypothetical protein (Evidence 5 : No homology to any previously reported sequences) codes for MDASRYIHRGAFTLAILLMRLKHFATWGMHLMSDCKKPSDTYWISSNLTAAGAAINSALAEALKQSIQIPFQRLPP; via the coding sequence ATGGACGCTTCAAGGTATATCCACAGGGGAGCATTTACCCTTGCCATACTGCTCATGCGGCTGAAACACTTTGCCACATGGGGTATGCATCTGATGTCAGACTGCAAAAAACCTTCAGACACCTATTGGATATCCAGCAACTTGACGGCGGCTGGCGCTGCAATAAATTCAGCTTTGGCCGAGGCCCTGAAACAGAGTATTCAAATCCCTTTCCAACGCTTACCGCCCTGA
- a CDS encoding hypothetical protein (Evidence 5 : No homology to any previously reported sequences), which yields MPPSLGNTGDEGDLPGEFLNNLKLARSVPYPVAGFWLSSALPAMPALDCSLSVALFTHRPQPEYTRNAAGNTHTLFTYFTPTRLITGWGYLFMTYHYRILKYLQVGIVRLP from the coding sequence ATGCCTCCATCCCTCGGTAATACGGGAGATGAGGGTGATTTACCTGGGGAATTTCTCAATAACTTAAAATTGGCTCGGAGTGTCCCATACCCCGTGGCAGGCTTCTGGCTTTCGTCTGCGTTACCCGCCATGCCCGCCCTGGACTGCAGCCTGAGCGTTGCGCTCTTCACACATCGCCCCCAACCGGAATATACTAGGAATGCAGCAGGCAACACACATACCCTCTTCACATATTTTACCCCCACCCGGCTCATTACCGGGTGGGGGTATTTATTTATGACCTATCACTACCGCATTTTGAAATATCTTCAAGTAGGTATTGTTAGATTGCCATGA